The DNA segment CCTTCGGAATCGTCTTGCGGGGCTCGGCCACATCCGCGCCCGCGTTGGCCATCATGCCGAACCCGGAGTAGGCGAAGAAGCACAGCCCCACGCTCGAGACGAACGCCGCGGGCCCCAGGTTCAGGTGCTCGGTCAGGTGGTGCGAGCCCTCTCGGGACATGGACCAGAGTCCCACGGCCAAGAGGCCCACCAGGATGGTGAGCTTGATGGACACGAGGAACACCTCGGCCCGTCCCACCGCGCCCGAGCCTGCTGCGTTGAGGCCCGCCAGGACGATGACGATGAACGACCCGAGGACGCCAAACCAGACGTGGCCTCCACTGGGGAGGAACAAGCGCGTGGCATACGCGCCGAACGTCTTGGCCACCATGGCCACGCTGATGGCAAGGGTGACCAGGTAGATGAGGGACAAGGTGCCCGAGAGAAGGCCCCGGCCAAAGCCCTTCTCGAAGAAGAGCGTGATGCCCCCGGAGCTGGGATAGCGCGCGCTGAGCTTTGCGTACGAATAGCCAGACAGCGCGGCCACCACGCCCGCGAGCGCGAAGGCCAGCCACGTCTCGGGCCCCACGAGCACCGCGGCCTGACCGAGCAAGGCGAAGATGCCCGCGCCGACCATCGAGCCGATGCCCAGGGCCGCGACCGCCCAGACACTCATGGTGCCCCGACGTTCCGGTGGATTGCGGGTGGGGGTTTCAGCCATCACGACCTCCCATGACAGTCACACCAGCTCTCGCCGGCGAAGCGCCCGCCACTCGCCCACGGCCAGCGCGACGAGGGCGGCGCACAAGATGAGGAATGAGCCCGGCCAGCTCCGCCCCGGGATTCCCGCCACGTTCACGCCCAACAGGCCCGTGATGAAGGACAGGGGCAGGAAGACCCCCGAGATGAGGGTGAGCAGGTACAGCGTCCGCTGCGTCTTCGCGTCCTGACGGGACTTCAGCTCGTCATTCAGGATGCGGCC comes from the Myxococcaceae bacterium JPH2 genome and includes:
- a CDS encoding amino acid permease, with the protein product MSVWAVAALGIGSMVGAGIFALLGQAAVLVGPETWLAFALAGVVAALSGYSYAKLSARYPSSGGITLFFEKGFGRGLLSGTLSLIYLVTLAISVAMVAKTFGAYATRLFLPSGGHVWFGVLGSFIVIVLAGLNAAGSGAVGRAEVFLVSIKLTILVGLLAVGLWSMSREGSHHLTEHLNLGPAAFVSSVGLCFFAYSGFGMMANAGADVAEPRKTIPKAIYLAIGVVTLLYVGLSITVLAQVSPVELARDADTAVAQAARPVLGNAGFTVVALGALLATASAINATLFAALNVSTALARAEQLPKAFSTPLEGKGTKGFTWGIVAILVMINTLSLGAIANIASATFLICYLAAFVACWKLSRQTGASRAVIGTGMVLMGIVLLTFLASTARKQPVSLLLVVVAVGGSALVQWLLKSRHHPGVPHSQPR